Proteins encoded together in one Pseudoalteromonas xiamenensis window:
- a CDS encoding DUF3108 domain-containing protein, producing MQFLITKLYQHKALTTHKNKQRVLALSLGALFFSSLPFTLSASELQPYKADYNIMRKGKIHGEAKRELEKASDQTYVLKYSSNIEWMIFSDERTEETTFLYQNDKIYPTSYSMVREGTGPDKSYKIDFNRIEKSITHSDKKFPLKVDWREDWQDLLSYQTQLRLDVKAGKTKVSYPIIGKEGDEKNYEFEVVGTETITLPIGNFETIKVKRIYDNDKRQVYVWFAPSLDHMLVQLFKGKDGVEQFQIQLKHFNNESVNI from the coding sequence ATGCAGTTCTTGATAACCAAGTTGTACCAGCACAAGGCGTTAACTACCCATAAAAATAAACAACGCGTCTTGGCTTTAAGCTTAGGCGCGCTTTTCTTCTCTTCTTTGCCTTTCACGCTAAGCGCTTCTGAACTTCAGCCTTATAAAGCTGACTATAATATTATGCGCAAAGGTAAAATTCATGGCGAAGCAAAGAGAGAACTGGAAAAAGCATCGGATCAAACGTACGTACTGAAATATTCCAGCAATATTGAATGGATGATTTTCTCCGATGAGCGTACAGAAGAGACAACTTTCCTCTATCAGAATGATAAGATCTATCCAACGAGCTATTCGATGGTTCGTGAGGGCACAGGACCTGACAAATCGTATAAAATTGACTTCAACCGAATTGAAAAATCAATTACCCACAGTGACAAAAAGTTTCCGTTAAAAGTCGATTGGCGAGAGGACTGGCAAGATTTATTAAGCTATCAAACTCAGCTTCGTCTTGATGTAAAAGCGGGTAAGACAAAAGTGAGTTATCCTATCATTGGTAAGGAAGGCGACGAAAAGAATTACGAATTCGAAGTCGTTGGCACGGAAACGATTACGCTACCTATCGGCAATTTTGAGACGATCAAAGTTAAACGTATTTATGATAACGATAAACGACAAGTTTATGTTTGGTTCGCACCAAGCTTAGATCATATGTTGGTTCAGCTATTCAAAGGTAAGGATGGGGTTGAACAATTCCAAATTCAACTGAAACACTTTAACAACGAATCAGTAAACATTTAA
- a CDS encoding class II glutamine amidotransferase, giving the protein MCELLGMSANVPTDICFSFSGLLERGGNTGPHRDGWGITFYEGKGCRTFKDPEPSCSSEIAKLVKAYPIKSVSVISHIRQGNRGRVCLENTHPFTRELWGREITFAHNGQLSNYQDLLTDWYKPVGNTDSELAFCWILDQIREKYPKRPTNMLSVFKYAAKLANRLRDKGVFNMLFTDGVYVLAFCSNNLHWITRRAPFGKATLIDADVVIDFQKETTPNDVVTVIATRPLTNDEAWQKMSPGEAVIFKLGEKVF; this is encoded by the coding sequence TTGTGTGAATTGTTAGGGATGTCGGCTAATGTGCCTACTGATATCTGTTTTAGCTTTTCTGGTCTACTAGAACGAGGAGGGAATACGGGCCCACACCGTGATGGCTGGGGGATTACGTTTTATGAAGGCAAAGGATGTCGCACGTTTAAAGACCCAGAACCAAGTTGCTCATCTGAAATAGCGAAACTTGTCAAAGCGTATCCGATCAAAAGCGTATCGGTGATAAGTCATATACGTCAGGGTAATCGAGGTCGAGTTTGTTTAGAAAACACACATCCTTTTACTCGAGAGTTGTGGGGAAGAGAAATTACGTTTGCACACAACGGGCAGTTATCAAATTATCAAGACTTACTGACTGATTGGTATAAGCCAGTAGGAAACACGGACAGTGAACTTGCTTTCTGTTGGATTTTAGATCAAATTCGCGAGAAATACCCGAAGCGACCAACTAACATGCTTAGCGTTTTTAAGTATGCGGCAAAACTTGCAAATAGATTGCGAGATAAAGGTGTGTTCAACATGTTGTTCACCGATGGTGTTTACGTGCTGGCCTTTTGCAGCAATAACTTACATTGGATCACACGGAGAGCTCCTTTTGGCAAAGCAACATTGATTGATGCCGATGTCGTGATTGATTTTCAAAAAGAGACAACGCCAAATGATGTTGTAACGGTGATTGCAACTCGACCACTTACGAACGATGAAGCATGGCAAAAAATGTCACCAGGTGAAGCCGTAATCTTCAAACTGGGTGAAAAAGTATTTTGA
- the purN gene encoding phosphoribosylglycinamide formyltransferase, translating to MPPIRIVVLISGSGSNLQAIIDGCKSGQINGSIAAVISNKADAYGLTRAKQADIHSEVLDHKAFASRDAYDSALADVINQFSPDLVVLAGFMRILTPNLVQKFKGKMLNIHPSLLPKYQGLNTHQRAIDANDAEHGVSVHFVTEELDGGPVIVQAKVAIEPNETAQSLAEKVHVQEHVIYPLVVQWFSEHRLTMEAEHAVLDNQVVPAQGVNYP from the coding sequence ATGCCCCCAATCCGAATCGTTGTATTGATCTCGGGTAGCGGTTCCAATTTGCAAGCCATCATTGATGGCTGCAAATCTGGCCAAATTAACGGCAGCATCGCTGCCGTTATCAGTAACAAAGCAGACGCCTATGGCCTGACCCGTGCAAAGCAAGCTGATATTCATTCGGAAGTATTGGATCATAAAGCATTTGCTTCACGAGACGCTTACGACAGTGCCCTTGCAGACGTTATTAATCAATTTTCCCCTGATCTGGTTGTATTAGCCGGATTTATGCGTATTCTAACACCTAACTTAGTGCAAAAATTTAAAGGAAAAATGTTGAACATTCATCCATCTTTGTTGCCTAAGTATCAGGGGCTGAATACCCACCAAAGGGCAATTGACGCAAATGACGCTGAACACGGTGTTAGCGTACACTTTGTGACTGAAGAATTAGATGGTGGACCTGTAATCGTACAGGCCAAAGTAGCCATAGAACCTAATGAAACAGCGCAAAGCCTTGCTGAAAAAGTACATGTTCAAGAACATGTCATTTATCCTTTGGTGGTCCAGTGGTTCAGTGAACATAGACTAACAATGGAAGCAGAACATGCAGTTCTTGATAACCAAGTTGTACCAGCACAAGGCGTTAACTACCCATAA
- the purM gene encoding phosphoribosylformylglycinamidine cyclo-ligase: MSEQKQSLSYKDAGVDIDAGNALVERIKGVVKRTRRPEVLGGIGGFGALCEIPKGYQEPVLVAGTDGVGTKLRLALDLKKHDTVGIDLVAMCVNDLIVQGAEPLFFLDYYATGKLDVDTAADVVAGIGKGCELAGCSLIGGETAEMPGMYEGDDYDIAGFCTGVVEKSKIIDGSKVNAGDQLIALASSGPHSNGYSLIRKVLEVSGADTNSELEGKALSAHLLEPTRIYVKSVLELLKDVDVHALSHITGGGFWENIPRVLPETAKAVVNGASWNWPVIFNWLQENGNITTHEMYRTFNCGVGMILAVSADKLAQSLEILQAQGETAWHIGEIQTRNGDEEQVEIHGGAQ, encoded by the coding sequence GTGAGCGAACAAAAACAGTCTCTTAGCTACAAAGACGCCGGTGTAGATATCGATGCTGGTAACGCATTGGTTGAGCGAATTAAAGGTGTAGTAAAACGCACACGTCGCCCTGAAGTACTTGGCGGCATTGGCGGTTTTGGTGCTCTTTGTGAAATTCCAAAAGGCTATCAAGAACCTGTTTTAGTAGCTGGCACTGACGGTGTTGGCACTAAATTGCGTTTAGCTCTTGATCTTAAAAAGCACGACACTGTCGGTATCGACCTAGTTGCTATGTGTGTAAACGACCTAATCGTTCAAGGTGCAGAACCCCTCTTCTTCCTTGACTACTATGCAACGGGTAAGTTAGATGTTGATACAGCAGCTGACGTCGTTGCTGGTATTGGTAAAGGCTGCGAATTAGCAGGCTGTTCATTGATTGGCGGCGAAACGGCTGAAATGCCTGGCATGTACGAAGGCGATGACTATGATATCGCTGGTTTCTGTACTGGTGTCGTTGAAAAATCTAAAATCATTGACGGTTCAAAAGTTAATGCTGGAGACCAGCTTATCGCGCTTGCATCAAGTGGCCCACATTCAAACGGCTATTCACTGATCCGTAAAGTATTGGAAGTTTCAGGTGCTGATACAAACAGTGAACTTGAAGGCAAAGCCCTTTCTGCCCACCTACTTGAGCCTACGCGTATCTATGTAAAGTCAGTACTTGAGCTGTTGAAAGACGTTGATGTTCATGCCTTATCTCATATTACTGGTGGTGGTTTCTGGGAAAATATTCCTCGTGTATTACCAGAAACAGCAAAAGCTGTTGTAAATGGCGCAAGCTGGAATTGGCCGGTTATTTTCAACTGGTTACAAGAGAACGGCAACATCACGACACATGAGATGTATCGTACGTTTAACTGCGGTGTAGGTATGATTTTAGCTGTATCAGCAGACAAACTTGCGCAATCACTAGAGATTTTGCAAGCACAAGGTGAAACAGCTTGGCATATAGGCGAAATTCAAACGCGCAACGGTGACGAAGAGCAAGTTGAAATTCACGGTGGTGCTCAATAA